From Juglans regia cultivar Chandler chromosome 6, Walnut 2.0, whole genome shotgun sequence, the proteins below share one genomic window:
- the LOC108981902 gene encoding uncharacterized protein LOC108981902, with the protein MVGTKNTFGSGQSGNPDALVAATTQFFQSMTTGQYAVLRAPLVGCTLEQFSRQHPITFDGRLNAMGADSWIEHLEQIFEAFFCTNDQKVNYASYNLTDLANNWWKSTRVLLQNELGEGIPITWERFKDVFLDRFFPQSL; encoded by the coding sequence ATGGTTGGCACTAAGAACACTTTTGGATCTGGCCAGAGTGGAAATCCAGATGCTTTAGTCGCAGCAACGACTCAGTTTTTCCAATCGATGACTACCGGTCAGTACGCCGTACTTAGGGCACCACTAGTTGGCTGTACGTTGGAGCAGTTTTCTCGTCAGCACCCCATAACCTTCGATGGCAGGTTAAATGCTATGGGTGCGGATAGTTGGATTGAACATTTGGAGCAGATTTTTGAGGCGTTTTTCTGCACTAATGATCAAAAGGTGAATTATGCGTCATATAACCTGACAGACCTAGCTAACAACTGGTGGAAGTCAACTCGGGTACTTTTACAGAATGAACTAGGGGAAGGAATCCCCATTACTTGGGAGCGCTTTAAGGATGTATTCCTGGATCGTTTCTTTCCACAATCTTTATGA